The following are encoded together in the Strongyloides ratti genome assembly S_ratti_ED321, chromosome : 2 genome:
- a CDS encoding Astacin-like metalloendopeptidase: MQHLDFVIKQKFKILLLCNLYIMSNVLSIKNFENTSNQNSKIFKKESGDYYSLYQSDSNFNRFKRVINFKNEIELWPKSIDIAINNDISHKSIIIAISHIMTETCIKFNLKKKELIHRSGIFFTLSENYKSELGKKVNETLQIIKIQKGKIRIAHILREILYTLGLDFEFRRPDRNKYIHLIKKNINFFKLNDFTINSKYATGIRFPPHDFGSIMYHNIYYGSENFLKTTIIPLNKLFTYTIGQTLAPSFLDFKKLNYLYCSQNCKFVKIVCLNGGYQNPNECTQCKCINGFNGRRCENIPLQRKECGKTILFAEKKTNILELYGRMNCAIHIKTKFGQKIGIIVDYEYTENKKKYDCQPNNSLEIKYDYDKSITGPRFCHENHPIIFFSKSNYILIYYNNFLGNGGFRIRYRKFKQYIHSMSLQKK, translated from the exons ATGCAACATTTagattttgttataaaacaaaagtttaaaattctgttattatgtaatttatatataatgtcAAATGTTTTg tctataaaaaattttgaaaatactTCAAATcaaaattctaaaatttttaaaaaagaaagtggtgattattattctttatatCAATCTGActcaaattttaatagatttaaaagagttatcaattttaaaaatgaaatagaaTTATGGCCCAAATCAATAGACATAgcaattaataatgatattagtcataaaagtattattattgcAATAAGTCATATAATGACAGAAacatgtataaaatttaatttaaaaaaaaaagaattaatacATAGATCGGGAATCTTTTTTACACTTAgtgaaaattataaaagtgaATTAGGAAAGAAAGTTAATGAAACattacaaattataaaaatacaaaaaggAAAAATAAGAATTGCTCATATTTTACGTGAAATTCTTTATACATTAGGTTTAGATTTTGAATTTCGACGACCTGacagaaataaatatattcatttaataaaaaaaaatattaatttttttaaattaaatgattttacTATTAATTCAAAATACGCTACTGGAATCAGATTTCCACCACATGATTTTGGATCTATTATGtatcataatatttattatggttcagaaaattttttaaaaacaactataataccattaaataaactttttacttATACAATAGGTCAAACTTTAGCACCTTCATTtcttgattttaaaaaacttaattatttatattgttcacaaaattgtaaatttgtaaaaatagtATGCTTAAATGGTGGATATCAAAACCCAAATGAATGTACACAATGTAAATGTATTAATGGATTTAATGGAAGACGTTGTGAAAACATACCATTGCAAAGAAAAGAATGTGGAAAGACAATATTATTtgcagaaaaaaaaactaatataCTAGAATTATATGGAAGGATGAATTGTGCAATtcatattaaaacaaaatttggTCAAAAAATTGGAATAATAGTTGATTATGAATATactgaaaataaaaaaaagtatgatTGTCAACCAAATAATTCATTAGAAATTAAATATGATTATGACAAATCAATAACAGGACCTCGATTTTGTCATGAAAATCAtccaattatatttttttctaaatctaattatattcttatatattataacaattttttaggTAATGGTGGTTTCAGAATAAgatatagaaaatttaaacaatatattcattcaatgtctttacaaaaaaaatga
- a CDS encoding Astacin-like metalloendopeptidase — translation MNLLEFTIKRKFKILLLYILFFISAVLSFNSYENISNQNSKIFKRESNGSYLLNQSNPTFNRFKSFIKFGNKINLWSRNINFIVDVDIKLTYIMQAINLIKSETCLKFNMINSHSVKKQGIFFKLSNSYESELGKQANKKIQVIYIQKIIYNIGNILRELFHTLGVEYEYRRPDRNKYIFILKKSYNSTQSNQLNINYKYATEIQYPPYDYGSLMHDNFNHDAKNSLNKILIPLNYLYSTTIGQNISPTFLDIKKLNFLYCSDICKKKRIKIICLNGGYQDPKICRKCKCVYGFSGRHCEKMQRQRSICGKTTFLAEWYTSTIELKGKMSCIFYLATYVGHKIGITIDYVNIEQKYVHVCQPTNSLEVKYEIDKSNTGPRFCFVNKKITFFSKDNLVLVYFNNEKGVGGFKLSFKRITTKINTLSLKRYNFVNKKK, via the exons atgaatcTTTTAGAATTTACTATAAAACGcaagtttaaaattttattattatacattttattttttatatccgCTGTATtg tcttttaatagttatgaaaatatttcaaatcaaaactctaaaatttttaaaagagaAAGTAATGGTTCTTATCTATTAAATCAATCTAACCCAACTTTTAATAGATTTAAAAGCTTTATTAAATTTGGaaataaaatcaatttaTGGTCTCgtaatataaatttcattGTCGATGTTGACATCAAGCTTACCTACATAATGCAAGCAATAAATCTTATCAAGTCAGAAacatgtttaaaatttaatatgataaatagTCATTCAGTTAAAAAACaaggaattttttttaaacttagtAATAGTTATGAAAGTGAATTAGGAAAACaagcaaataaaaaaatacaagttatatatatacaaaaaataatatataatattggaAATATTTTACGTGAACTTTTTCATACTTTAGGTGTAGAATATGAATATCGACGTCCTGacagaaataaatatatttttatactaaaaaaaagttataatagCACTCAATCtaatcaattaaatattaactaTAAATATGCCACTGAAATACAATATCCACCTTATGATTACGGTTCTCTCATGCACGATAATTTTAATCATGATgcaaaaaattctttaaataaaattttaatcccattaaattatctttattccACTACAATAGGCCAAAATATTTCACCAACATTTCttgatatcaaaaaattaaactttttatattgcTCCGATATttgtaagaaaaaaagaataaaaataatatgtttaaaCGGAGGATATCAAGATCCAAAAATTTGTAGAAAATGCAAATGTGTTTATGGGTTTTCTGGAAGACATTGTGAGAAAATGCAACGACAAAGAAGTATATGTGGAAAAACTACATTTTTAGCAGAGTGGTATACTAGCACAATAGAATTAAAAGGAAAAATGAGTTGTATTTTCTATTTAGCTACATATGTTGGTCATAAAATTGGAATTACAATTGATTATGTTAACATAGAACAAAAATATGTGCATGTTTGTCAGCCTACAAATTCTTTAGAAGTAAAATATGAAATTGATAAATCAAACACAGGACCACGATTTtgttttgtaaataaaaaaattacttttttttcaaaagataatttaGTTCTTGTATACTTTAACAATGAAAAAGGTGTTGGAGGTTTTAAACtaagttttaaaagaattacaactaaaataaatacattgTCGCTAAAAAggtataattttgttaataaaaaaaaataa
- a CDS encoding Sulfotransferase family-containing protein — protein sequence MIFCYLSKRNNKRKPKDFTTCNKNYNFYNNLEYFEHTYGEKNFEKILETNNFIRLVRNPIERLISGFMHLCYYGTTITNEHYCYGCDKNITCFVNVLENKLWETFNNNFYLENNKENEYIYHFYPQTWSCEYYKLNHLFTYIKYNSSDRNTYSKNINEFLKKNNVNQHALSFINKKIHKFKTQHMTLSKNETTIYKDALYNDPFLLQKVCSIYYYDFIEFDFEFPKECINLTNINLNNRI from the exons ATGATTTTCTGCTATTTAAGTAAAAGAAACAACAAAAGAAAACCAAAAGACTTTACAacttgtaataaaaattataatttttataataatttagaatattttgaGCATACTTAtggagaaaaaaattttgaaaaaattttagaaacaaataattttataagattAGTCAGAAATCCTATTGAAAGATTAATTAGTGGATTTATGCATTTGTGTTATTATGGAACTACAATTACAAATGAACATTATTGTTATGGATGTGATAAAAACATTACTTGTTTTGTAAATGtacttgaaaataaattatgggaaacttttaacaataatttttatctagaaaataataaagaaaatgaatacatttatcatttttatccTCAGACATG gAGTTgtgaatattataaattaaatcatttattcacttatattaaatataactcTTCAGATAGAAATACTTACTCTAAAAACATTAATGAATTtcttaagaaaaataatgttaatcaACATGCtttaagttttattaataaaaaaattcataaatttaaaacacaACATATGACTCTATCAAAAAATGAAACTACAATTTACAAAGATGCACTATATAATGATCCTTTTTTGTTGCAAAAAGTATGTTCAATTTATTACTATGACTTTATTGAATTTGATTTTGAGTTTCCAAAAgaatgtataaatttaacaaatattaatttgaataatagaatttaa